A genomic segment from Alteribacillus bidgolensis encodes:
- a CDS encoding sulfite exporter TauE/SafE family protein: MVWAVLFLTGLAAGALGSLMGLGGGIIVVPALMIFSVLSPFFADVTPQTAVGTSLLIMIFTGLSSTLSYMKQKTVDYMAGGIFFIGSGPGALFGVWLNKDLEVGPFLIFFGMFVILVSFILLIRNKLKPLSIKGKGIRRTYQTEAGLEIEYGFTPFVAIVISFCVGMFSGLFGIGGGSLMVPVMILLFGFPPHIAVATSMFMVLLSALVSSISHIALGNVEWLYALALIPGAWIGAKIGAEINRKLKSDTLVTILRIFLIVIGLRLMWQGFTGL, translated from the coding sequence ATGGTTTGGGCAGTGTTGTTTTTAACCGGTCTTGCTGCTGGTGCGCTTGGGAGTTTAATGGGGTTAGGCGGAGGAATTATCGTTGTACCCGCTTTAATGATATTTAGTGTACTAAGTCCATTCTTTGCAGACGTTACACCGCAGACGGCAGTCGGAACCTCGCTTTTAATTATGATTTTTACCGGATTATCTTCTACGCTTTCATATATGAAACAAAAAACAGTGGACTATATGGCTGGAGGTATCTTTTTTATTGGGAGTGGTCCAGGAGCGCTATTTGGCGTATGGTTAAATAAAGATTTAGAAGTAGGTCCTTTTCTTATTTTTTTTGGTATGTTTGTTATTTTGGTTTCTTTTATTCTGCTTATTCGAAATAAATTAAAGCCATTATCCATAAAAGGAAAAGGGATTAGGAGAACATACCAGACCGAAGCCGGATTGGAAATTGAATATGGATTCACTCCTTTTGTAGCTATTGTTATATCTTTTTGTGTTGGTATGTTTTCCGGATTGTTCGGCATCGGAGGAGGATCATTAATGGTGCCGGTTATGATTTTGTTATTTGGTTTTCCTCCCCATATAGCCGTAGCTACTTCCATGTTTATGGTGTTATTATCTGCATTGGTCAGTTCAATATCACATATTGCCCTTGGAAATGTGGAATGGCTTTATGCATTAGCACTTATACCAGGCGCATGGATTGGTGCTAAAATTGGTGCAGAAATTAACCGTAAATTAAAAAGTGATACCCTTGTAACGATTCTAAGAATTTTTTTAATTGTGATTGGTTTAAGGTTAATGTGGCAAGGTTTTACCGGGTTGTAA
- a CDS encoding DUF72 domain-containing protein, whose translation MIYVGLTGWRDHELLYPPGTRQTEKLETYSSHFPTVEVDSAFYAVQPVKNYEKWVTQTPERFSFIVKAYQGITGHQRGEIPFSSKEEMFAAYTASLKPVTESGKLGLILCQFPPWFECNKENVDYLRYVREKLADFPCALEFRHQSWFSDNYKEKTLEFMEKEQWIHSICDEPQVEEGSVPVILRATDHQKTLVRLHGRNKEAWKRPVQGQNWRSVRYLYDYSRAEIEEWVNHVRVLEKETNNIYFIFNNNSGGHAASNAKTFLHAADITYEGLAPQQLSLFDDTES comes from the coding sequence ATGATTTACGTTGGTTTAACAGGCTGGCGGGACCATGAGTTATTGTACCCTCCTGGAACTCGCCAGACGGAAAAATTAGAAACATACAGCAGTCATTTTCCTACGGTAGAAGTGGATTCCGCCTTTTATGCAGTGCAGCCTGTAAAAAATTATGAAAAATGGGTAACCCAAACCCCGGAACGATTTTCTTTTATCGTGAAAGCGTACCAAGGCATTACTGGCCATCAAAGAGGAGAGATTCCTTTTTCTTCAAAAGAAGAGATGTTTGCAGCGTACACAGCTTCTTTAAAACCGGTTACAGAGTCAGGAAAATTAGGTTTGATATTGTGTCAGTTTCCACCCTGGTTTGAGTGTAATAAAGAAAACGTAGATTATCTTCGTTATGTTAGAGAAAAGCTGGCCGATTTTCCCTGTGCACTAGAATTTCGCCACCAATCCTGGTTCTCAGACAACTATAAAGAAAAAACATTGGAATTTATGGAGAAAGAACAGTGGATTCACAGCATATGTGATGAGCCTCAAGTAGAAGAGGGATCAGTCCCTGTCATTTTACGGGCAACAGATCATCAAAAAACACTGGTTAGGCTTCATGGCAGAAATAAAGAAGCATGGAAACGACCAGTACAAGGACAAAATTGGAGAAGTGTTCGTTATCTATATGACTATTCAAGAGCCGAAATAGAAGAATGGGTAAATCATGTGCGAGTTTTAGAAAAAGAAACGAACAATATATATTTTATTTTCAATAACAATTCTGGAGGACATGCCGCATCGAATGCAAAAACGTTTTTACATGCAGCTGACATCACCTATGAAGGTCTGGCCCCACAGCAATTGTCGTTGTTTGATGATACGGAATCATAG
- the sufB gene encoding Fe-S cluster assembly protein SufB: protein MAKKMPEIGEYQYGFHDKDVSIFRSERGLTENVVREISNMKEEPEWMLNFRLKSLEQFYKMPMPQWGGDLTGLIFDDITYYVKPSERSEKSWDEVPEEIKNTFDKLGIPEAEQKYLAGVSAQYESEVVYHNMQEDLEKQGIVFKDTDTALKENEDIFREHFGKVIPPSDNKFSALNSAVWSGGSFIYVPKGVKTDTPLQAYFRINSENMGQFERTLIIADEDSSVHYVEGCTAPVYSTDSLHSAVVEIIVKKNAYCRYTTIQNWAPNIYNLVTKRAVADEGATMEWVDGNIGSKLTMKYPSVIMRGPGAKGTILSIAIAGKNQHQDAGAKVMHLAPNCSSTIVSKSISKHGGKVTYRGISHFGRKAEGSYSKVECDTLIMDNESTSDTIPYNEIMNNNITLEHEATVSKVSEEQLFYLMSRGVSEEEATEMIVMGFIEPFTKELPMEYAVEMNRLIRFEMEGSIG, encoded by the coding sequence ATGGCTAAGAAAATGCCGGAAATCGGTGAATACCAATACGGGTTTCATGATAAAGACGTTTCTATTTTTCGTTCGGAGCGTGGTTTGACGGAAAACGTTGTTAGAGAAATTTCTAACATGAAAGAAGAACCAGAATGGATGTTAAACTTCCGTCTCAAGTCATTGGAACAATTTTATAAGATGCCAATGCCGCAGTGGGGCGGGGATCTGACAGGACTCATTTTTGATGATATCACTTACTATGTAAAACCTTCCGAACGTTCTGAGAAATCTTGGGATGAAGTACCGGAAGAAATTAAGAATACCTTCGATAAACTAGGTATTCCAGAAGCGGAACAAAAATATCTTGCTGGTGTTTCTGCTCAGTATGAATCTGAAGTTGTTTATCACAACATGCAAGAAGACCTTGAGAAACAAGGCATTGTGTTTAAAGACACAGACACAGCGTTAAAAGAGAATGAAGACATTTTCCGTGAGCATTTTGGAAAAGTGATTCCGCCATCTGATAATAAGTTCTCTGCATTAAACTCTGCTGTTTGGTCTGGCGGTTCGTTTATCTATGTGCCAAAAGGTGTGAAAACGGACACGCCGCTGCAAGCATATTTCCGTATTAACTCAGAGAACATGGGACAATTTGAGCGTACGCTTATCATTGCAGATGAAGATAGTTCCGTTCACTATGTGGAAGGATGTACTGCACCGGTTTATTCAACAGACTCTCTTCACAGTGCGGTAGTCGAAATTATCGTTAAGAAAAACGCATACTGCCGTTACACCACCATTCAGAACTGGGCGCCTAACATTTATAACCTTGTTACTAAACGTGCAGTAGCAGATGAAGGTGCAACGATGGAATGGGTAGACGGCAACATTGGTTCAAAACTTACGATGAAATACCCTTCTGTTATTATGCGTGGACCTGGCGCTAAAGGTACTATTCTTTCCATTGCAATCGCAGGGAAAAATCAGCATCAGGATGCCGGGGCAAAAGTGATGCATCTTGCGCCAAACTGCTCATCTACCATTGTTTCTAAATCCATTTCAAAACATGGTGGTAAAGTAACGTACCGTGGTATTTCTCATTTTGGGCGTAAAGCAGAAGGTTCTTATTCAAAAGTCGAATGTGACACATTGATTATGGATAATGAATCTACGTCTGATACGATTCCGTACAACGAAATCATGAACAATAACATTACACTGGAGCACGAGGCTACCGTATCTAAAGTTTCTGAGGAACAGCTCTTCTATTTGATGAGCCGCGGTGTTTCAGAAGAAGAAGCGACTGAAATGATCGTAATGGGCTTTATTGAACCATTCACGAAAGAGCTTCCAATGGAATATGCGGTGGAAATGAACCGTTTGATCCGTTTTGAAATGGAAGGTTCGATCGGTTAA
- the sufU gene encoding Fe-S cluster assembly sulfur transfer protein SufU translates to MSLHSNLDTLYRQVIMDHYKNPRNRGELEGETLHVNMNNPTCGDRIQLQLKVEDNKISEAKFVGEGCSISLSSASMMTDAVKGRTVEEALEMAGIFSSMMQGQEYEEKYDLGDIEALQGVTKFPARIKCATLAWKAMEKGLNEEE, encoded by the coding sequence ATGTCTTTGCATAGCAATCTAGATACTCTTTACCGTCAAGTAATCATGGATCATTATAAAAATCCAAGAAACCGAGGAGAGCTTGAAGGTGAGACGCTGCATGTAAATATGAATAATCCAACTTGCGGCGACAGAATTCAATTGCAATTAAAAGTAGAAGACAATAAAATTTCTGAGGCAAAATTTGTCGGGGAAGGCTGCTCAATCAGCTTGTCTTCCGCTTCCATGATGACCGATGCTGTGAAAGGCCGTACGGTTGAGGAAGCCCTGGAAATGGCCGGGATTTTTTCGAGTATGATGCAAGGTCAAGAGTATGAAGAGAAATACGACCTAGGTGACATTGAAGCCCTTCAAGGAGTAACAAAGTTTCCAGCCCGAATTAAATGTGCTACACTGGCATGGAAGGCAATGGAAAAAGGACTCAACGAAGAGGAATAA
- a CDS encoding cysteine desulfurase, whose translation MDVQEIRKQFPILHQEVNGHPLVYLDSAATSQKPAKVIEKLDDYYRRYNSNVHRGVHTLGSLATDEYEGAREKVRSFIHASSMQEVVFTRGTTTAINTVAQSYGRSNLQEGDEIVITPMEHHSNLIPWQQMAKATGAELKYIPLQEDGSLSIADIKNTITSNTKIVAVTHVSNVMGTINPIKDITRLAHENGAVVLVDGAQGAPHMKVDVQELDCDFYTFSGHKMGGPTGIGVLYGKKHLLEKMEPVEFGGEMIDFVDLYDSTWKELPWKFEGGTPIIAGAIGLGAAIDFLEDVGMDNIEAHETKLAEYAVNKLKEVDGFHIYGPEKRAGLITFNIDDVHPHDVATVLDAEGIAVRAGHHCAQPLMKWLNVAATARASFYIYNTTEDIDALTEGLIKTKEYFGDVFA comes from the coding sequence ATGGATGTACAGGAAATTCGCAAACAGTTTCCTATTTTGCACCAAGAAGTCAATGGCCACCCGCTCGTCTATTTAGACAGCGCCGCTACTTCTCAAAAGCCTGCAAAAGTTATTGAAAAGCTTGATGACTATTATCGGCGTTATAATTCCAATGTACACCGAGGTGTGCATACACTTGGCAGTTTGGCGACAGATGAATATGAAGGAGCACGAGAAAAAGTCCGCTCCTTTATTCATGCTTCAAGTATGCAGGAAGTGGTGTTTACAAGAGGAACAACAACGGCAATCAACACAGTAGCGCAAAGCTATGGAAGAAGCAACTTGCAAGAAGGTGATGAGATTGTTATAACACCAATGGAACATCATAGTAATCTCATCCCTTGGCAGCAAATGGCTAAAGCCACCGGTGCAGAGTTGAAATATATCCCATTGCAAGAAGACGGATCTTTATCTATAGCAGATATAAAAAACACCATTACATCAAACACTAAAATTGTAGCAGTTACTCATGTTTCTAATGTAATGGGGACAATAAACCCAATCAAAGATATTACCCGGCTGGCTCATGAAAACGGTGCTGTAGTCCTTGTAGATGGAGCACAAGGCGCACCCCATATGAAAGTAGATGTGCAAGAACTCGATTGTGACTTTTACACATTCTCCGGCCATAAAATGGGAGGACCTACAGGAATAGGTGTGCTTTATGGAAAAAAACATCTATTAGAAAAGATGGAGCCTGTTGAATTCGGCGGAGAAATGATCGATTTTGTCGACCTGTATGATTCTACGTGGAAAGAGCTGCCATGGAAGTTTGAAGGCGGAACGCCGATTATTGCAGGCGCAATTGGCCTTGGCGCTGCCATAGACTTCCTTGAAGATGTAGGAATGGACAATATTGAAGCCCATGAAACAAAGCTAGCTGAATATGCAGTCAATAAATTAAAAGAAGTGGATGGTTTTCATATTTATGGACCGGAGAAACGAGCTGGTCTTATCACTTTCAATATAGATGATGTCCACCCGCATGATGTGGCGACTGTACTGGATGCAGAAGGTATTGCTGTGCGGGCCGGCCACCATTGTGCACAGCCTTTAATGAAATGGCTGAACGTGGCAGCAACAGCCCGGGCTAGTTTTTATATTTACAATACAACCGAAGATATTGATGCCCTAACAGAAGGCTTAATAAAAACAAAGGAGTATTTTGGTGATGTCTTTGCATAG
- the sufD gene encoding Fe-S cluster assembly protein SufD: MSVDTKWTYDEEYVKEYSQNRGEPEWLTEERLAAVRLADKLELPKPEKTNIKTWNFTEFKHAAAPSESISDVESLHEDVQKLIDRSTEEQNLIVFRDGYPVYRSVSKRLEEQGVLFCDIETAAKEHSELLKQYFMGKAVNVDEHKLTALHVALINGGTFVYVPKNVQVEAPLQVIYWQEDPETALFNHVIVAAEDNSEVTYLENYVSFDEEKSSVANIVSEVYAGNGAKISYGGVDHFEKGMTTYVNRRGYIEKDGRIDWALGQMNEGNTVSDNTTVLAGDGSYADSKSVSIGRDNQSQNFWTHIIHHGKHSDGQILTHGVMKDKASSIFNGVTKIEHGATKANGEQTERVLMLSEKARGDANPILLIDEDDVTAGHAASVGRIDPMQMFYLMSRGLSKTEAERLVIHGFLAPVVNQLPIQAVKDRLSEVIERKVY, translated from the coding sequence ATGTCAGTGGATACAAAGTGGACATACGATGAAGAATATGTAAAAGAGTACTCCCAAAATCGCGGAGAACCAGAGTGGCTTACAGAGGAACGACTTGCTGCTGTCCGTCTGGCGGATAAGCTCGAGCTTCCAAAGCCGGAAAAGACAAATATTAAAACATGGAACTTTACAGAGTTTAAACATGCTGCTGCTCCATCAGAAAGCATCAGTGATGTAGAAAGCCTTCACGAAGATGTTCAAAAATTAATTGATCGAAGCACAGAAGAGCAAAACTTAATCGTTTTTCGTGACGGCTATCCCGTTTATCGTTCGGTAAGCAAACGTTTAGAAGAACAAGGCGTGCTGTTTTGTGATATAGAAACAGCTGCAAAAGAGCACAGCGAATTATTGAAACAATATTTCATGGGGAAAGCAGTGAATGTTGATGAGCATAAATTAACTGCTTTACACGTTGCATTAATAAATGGAGGCACTTTTGTGTATGTGCCGAAAAATGTTCAGGTGGAAGCACCTTTACAAGTCATTTATTGGCAGGAAGACCCAGAAACGGCTCTTTTTAACCATGTTATCGTTGCTGCCGAGGATAACAGTGAAGTGACATATCTTGAGAACTACGTTTCTTTTGATGAAGAAAAAAGTTCAGTTGCGAACATTGTATCTGAAGTGTATGCCGGAAACGGTGCCAAAATTTCCTACGGCGGAGTTGACCATTTTGAAAAAGGAATGACTACCTATGTAAACCGCCGGGGTTATATAGAAAAAGACGGTCGTATTGATTGGGCTCTTGGGCAGATGAATGAAGGAAACACTGTTTCTGACAATACGACTGTGCTAGCTGGGGATGGTTCATATGCTGACTCCAAATCCGTTTCCATTGGCCGCGATAATCAAAGCCAAAATTTCTGGACGCACATTATTCATCATGGAAAACATTCAGATGGACAGATCCTTACTCACGGTGTAATGAAAGATAAAGCTTCTTCCATATTCAATGGTGTTACAAAAATTGAACATGGTGCTACAAAAGCAAATGGTGAACAAACAGAACGTGTTCTTATGCTGAGCGAAAAAGCACGCGGCGACGCCAACCCCATTCTTTTGATTGATGAAGATGATGTAACAGCTGGGCATGCAGCTTCTGTTGGGCGTATAGATCCAATGCAAATGTTCTACCTTATGAGTCGCGGTCTTTCAAAGACAGAAGCGGAACGTTTGGTTATTCATGGCTTTTTAGCCCCTGTTGTAAATCAACTTCCTATCCAGGCTGTTAAAGACCGTCTGTCAGAAGTTATTGAAAGGAAAGTATATTAA
- the sufC gene encoding Fe-S cluster assembly ATPase SufC, protein MAASTLKIENLHVEIEGSEIIKDFNLEINTGEIHAIMGPNGTGKSTLASAIMGHPKYEITQGSVHLDGENVLEMEVDERAKAGMFLAMQYPSEISGVTNADFMRSAINARREEGDEISLMKFIRKMDEKMDTLEMDQSFSQRYLNEGFSGGEKKRNEILQLLMLEPKFAILDEIDSGLDIDALKVVSKGVNDMRNPDFGCLIITHYQRLLNYIKPDKVHVMMQGRIVKSGGAELAQQLEEEGYDWIKEELGIENEKVGDQEQEV, encoded by the coding sequence ATGGCAGCTTCAACTCTTAAGATCGAGAATCTTCACGTAGAAATAGAAGGGTCAGAAATTATTAAAGACTTTAATTTAGAAATAAATACAGGAGAGATCCACGCCATCATGGGGCCTAACGGTACTGGTAAATCCACATTGGCATCTGCTATTATGGGCCACCCGAAATATGAAATCACACAAGGTTCGGTGCACCTCGACGGGGAAAATGTCCTTGAAATGGAAGTAGATGAGCGCGCTAAAGCAGGAATGTTTCTTGCAATGCAATACCCAAGCGAAATCAGCGGAGTAACCAATGCCGACTTCATGCGTTCTGCTATTAATGCAAGACGTGAAGAAGGCGATGAAATTTCTTTAATGAAATTCATTCGAAAAATGGATGAAAAAATGGACACGTTAGAAATGGATCAATCCTTTTCTCAACGTTATCTTAACGAAGGGTTTTCAGGCGGGGAAAAGAAAAGAAATGAAATTTTGCAGCTGTTAATGCTCGAACCAAAATTTGCTATCCTTGATGAAATAGACTCCGGTCTTGATATTGACGCACTTAAAGTAGTTTCTAAAGGGGTTAATGACATGAGAAACCCTGACTTTGGCTGCTTAATTATTACTCACTATCAACGTTTGCTGAATTATATCAAACCCGACAAAGTTCACGTTATGATGCAAGGACGTATCGTGAAATCCGGTGGAGCAGAGCTGGCACAGCAATTAGAAGAAGAAGGCTACGACTGGATTAAAGAAGAACTTGGAATTGAAAACGAAAAAGTCGGCGATCAAGAGCAGGAAGTGTAA
- a CDS encoding carboxymuconolactone decarboxylase family protein, which translates to MSQEQQDNQQSSMIQQALQEYKEGLGHFTEKIPNIARKYNAFTEACFAKGAVSQKEKQMIALGVSVFSQDEYCIIYHTKGCLDQGCTEKEILEIIGVTAAFGGGAVMSQAVTLVQEAIQELEGSQQTH; encoded by the coding sequence ATGAGTCAGGAACAACAAGATAATCAGCAATCATCGATGATTCAGCAGGCTCTTCAGGAATATAAAGAGGGGCTTGGACATTTCACAGAAAAAATCCCTAACATAGCTCGCAAGTATAATGCGTTTACGGAAGCATGTTTTGCTAAAGGAGCCGTTTCTCAGAAAGAAAAACAAATGATTGCTCTTGGTGTCAGTGTATTTTCCCAAGATGAATATTGTATTATTTATCATACGAAAGGATGTTTAGACCAAGGGTGCACGGAAAAAGAAATCCTAGAAATCATTGGGGTGACAGCTGCCTTTGGGGGAGGTGCTGTAATGAGCCAGGCCGTAACGCTGGTACAGGAGGCCATTCAAGAACTCGAGGGATCACAACAGACCCATTAA
- a CDS encoding MetQ/NlpA family ABC transporter substrate-binding protein — MKHWLQLLAALILILLLAACGAGEDSEEQESGDTGNNEEEAAPEEENAELVVGASNVPHAEILEFASDKLAEEGIDLEIETFNDYIVPNQALAEGELDANYFQHIPYFEGQVEENDYDFVNAGGVHIEPIGVYSQEYDSLDDLPEGAEIIMSSSVADHGRILMMLEDEGLITLKEGAGINATIEDVEENPKDLQFRDDVEAATLPQAYQNGEGDAVLINSNYALDAGLSPREDTIAIEDEENNPYVNIIAVRSEDEDKEEIETLLDVLHSKEVTEFIEEEYDGAVVPATGEGAEVPAEEDTSAEEDEENNEE; from the coding sequence ATGAAACATTGGCTGCAATTATTAGCTGCACTTATCCTGATTTTGCTGCTTGCTGCATGCGGCGCCGGGGAAGATTCAGAAGAACAAGAATCAGGTGATACTGGAAACAATGAGGAAGAAGCAGCACCAGAAGAAGAAAATGCTGAATTAGTTGTTGGAGCTTCAAATGTACCTCATGCAGAAATTTTAGAGTTCGCATCGGACAAGCTAGCCGAAGAAGGTATAGATCTAGAAATCGAAACATTTAACGATTACATCGTACCGAATCAAGCGCTCGCTGAGGGAGAATTAGATGCTAACTATTTCCAGCATATACCTTATTTTGAGGGTCAAGTAGAAGAAAATGATTACGATTTTGTAAATGCAGGCGGGGTTCATATCGAACCGATTGGTGTTTATTCTCAAGAGTATGACAGCCTCGATGATCTTCCTGAAGGAGCAGAAATAATCATGAGCAGTTCGGTCGCAGACCACGGCAGAATTCTTATGATGCTAGAAGACGAAGGACTTATTACCCTTAAAGAAGGTGCAGGTATTAATGCCACGATTGAAGACGTTGAGGAAAATCCAAAAGATCTTCAATTCCGTGATGATGTAGAGGCTGCTACATTACCTCAAGCGTACCAAAACGGAGAAGGAGATGCTGTGCTGATTAACTCAAACTATGCTTTAGATGCAGGGTTAAGTCCTCGCGAAGATACCATTGCTATTGAAGATGAAGAAAATAATCCTTATGTTAATATTATTGCTGTCCGCAGCGAAGATGAAGATAAAGAAGAAATTGAGACTCTCCTTGATGTGCTTCATTCTAAGGAAGTTACAGAGTTTATCGAAGAAGAGTATGACGGTGCAGTAGTACCTGCAACAGGAGAAGGTGCTGAAGTTCCGGCAGAAGAGGACACTTCTGCGGAAGAAGATGAAGAAAATAACGAAGAGTAA
- a CDS encoding methionine ABC transporter permease produces the protein MINNLQEELLPNVNWENMWEATLETAYMSALAVAATFIIGIFLGLILYLTDKGNLWQNKTIHAIAAALVNIFRSIPFIILIILLVPFTTFIVGTMLGPSAALPALVIGAAPFYARMVEIGLREVDKGVIEAAQSMGANQWHIIFKVLLPESMPALISGITVTSIALVSYTAMAGVIGAGGLGDLAFREGYQRSNPDVTFMATIAILIIVFILQWIGDWITYKLDKR, from the coding sequence ATGATAAATAACCTCCAGGAAGAGCTGCTTCCTAATGTTAATTGGGAAAATATGTGGGAAGCTACATTAGAAACTGCTTATATGAGTGCTCTTGCTGTAGCCGCTACATTTATAATTGGTATATTTTTAGGTTTAATTCTCTACCTTACGGATAAAGGGAACCTATGGCAGAATAAAACGATCCATGCAATAGCTGCTGCGCTTGTCAATATATTTCGTTCTATTCCATTTATTATACTGATTATTTTACTGGTTCCTTTTACTACTTTTATTGTTGGAACAATGCTTGGGCCAAGTGCGGCGCTGCCGGCTTTAGTTATAGGAGCAGCTCCTTTTTATGCTCGCATGGTTGAAATTGGGCTGCGTGAAGTAGACAAGGGAGTAATTGAAGCAGCTCAATCGATGGGAGCAAATCAATGGCATATTATTTTTAAAGTCCTGCTTCCTGAATCAATGCCTGCCTTAATTTCTGGAATAACAGTAACCTCCATTGCGTTAGTAAGCTACACTGCAATGGCTGGGGTGATCGGTGCAGGCGGTCTTGGAGACCTGGCTTTTAGAGAAGGATATCAACGAAGTAATCCGGATGTAACTTTTATGGCAACCATCGCCATTCTTATCATTGTATTTATTTTGCAATGGATTGGCGACTGGATTACCTATAAATTAGATAAACGTTAA
- a CDS encoding methionine ABC transporter ATP-binding protein, translated as MITLNRLSKVFQAKSGNITAVDDVNLSINKGEIFGVIGYSGAGKSTLIRMLNMLERPSQGQVSVADWNMSKLSGRSLREARQEISMIFQHFNLLWSRTVEENIAFPLEIAGVPKKKRIERVQELIELVGLHGRGDAYPSQLSGGQKQRVGIARALANNPKVLLCDEATSALDPKTTDSILDLLTDINKKLGLTIVLITHEMHVIRKICHRVAVMDGGKVVEQGMVLDVFRHPKQDMTKEFVKQVTEPEETMEAIEGLLEDRNIGPVVKLMFLGEDAEQPVMTELIQTCGVSVNILQGKVSKTRDGSYGTLFVQLQGEKKNLDKALLFLEDHRIEAEVLNHDK; from the coding sequence ATGATAACTTTAAATCGTTTATCGAAAGTGTTTCAAGCAAAAAGCGGAAACATAACAGCTGTCGATGACGTAAATTTATCGATAAATAAAGGCGAGATCTTTGGGGTTATTGGATACAGCGGTGCTGGAAAAAGTACCTTGATCCGCATGTTAAATATGCTAGAGCGGCCAAGCCAAGGGCAGGTTTCGGTGGCTGATTGGAACATGTCAAAGCTTTCCGGACGCTCTTTAAGAGAAGCAAGACAAGAAATCAGTATGATATTTCAGCATTTTAATCTGCTTTGGTCCAGGACGGTAGAGGAAAATATAGCTTTTCCTTTGGAAATAGCAGGCGTCCCAAAGAAAAAAAGAATAGAAAGAGTACAGGAACTTATAGAACTAGTAGGACTCCATGGGCGTGGAGATGCTTATCCTTCTCAGTTAAGCGGAGGTCAAAAACAACGGGTAGGCATTGCAAGAGCGCTTGCAAACAACCCTAAAGTTTTGTTGTGCGATGAAGCGACCTCAGCTCTTGATCCAAAAACGACAGATTCCATTCTTGATCTTTTAACGGATATAAATAAAAAACTAGGACTTACAATAGTACTTATTACACATGAAATGCATGTCATTCGTAAAATTTGTCATCGCGTAGCAGTGATGGATGGCGGAAAAGTAGTTGAACAAGGGATGGTGCTTGATGTTTTCCGCCACCCGAAGCAAGACATGACCAAAGAGTTTGTCAAACAAGTGACGGAGCCGGAAGAAACGATGGAAGCAATTGAAGGATTACTAGAAGATAGAAATATAGGGCCTGTAGTCAAATTAATGTTTCTTGGTGAAGATGCAGAGCAGCCCGTCATGACAGAACTGATCCAAACGTGCGGTGTCAGCGTGAATATATTGCAGGGGAAAGTTTCTAAAACGAGAGATGGCAGTTACGGAACCTTATTTGTGCAGCTGCAAGGAGAAAAGAAGAACCTTGATAAAGCTCTATTGTTTTTAGAAGACCATCGTATAGAAGCGGAGGTGCTGAACCATGATAAATAA